Proteins found in one bacterium genomic segment:
- a CDS encoding class I SAM-dependent methyltransferase, translated as TSVASPSAAPERLVAPDAALLADVLEWDVVTWSRAVRCWCAAGLPGPGRTVVDLGSRRGGLSLLFARDGAHVVCSDLDGPSPEARALHERHGVADRVDYRALDATALDLPDRSVDAVCFKSVLGGVGRDDNFVAQRKALAEIRRVLVPGGRLYFAENLTASPLHGFLRRCFIPWGGAWRYVSLAEMAVLLADFEVRTLAATGFWATFGRSNAQRDALARLDRLVAPVVPRAWRYVAYGVADVPNAG; from the coding sequence GGACCTCTGTGGCTTCTCCTAGCGCAGCACCCGAGCGCCTCGTCGCCCCGGACGCGGCCCTCCTGGCCGACGTGCTCGAGTGGGACGTGGTGACGTGGTCGCGGGCCGTGCGCTGCTGGTGCGCGGCCGGCCTGCCCGGACCCGGCCGGACCGTCGTCGACCTGGGTTCGCGACGCGGCGGCCTCTCCCTCCTCTTCGCCCGCGACGGCGCCCACGTCGTCTGCTCGGATCTGGACGGGCCCTCGCCCGAGGCCCGCGCCCTGCACGAACGCCACGGCGTCGCCGACCGGGTCGACTACCGGGCCCTGGACGCCACCGCCCTCGACCTGCCCGACCGCTCGGTCGACGCCGTGTGCTTCAAGTCGGTGCTGGGCGGGGTGGGGCGCGACGACAACTTCGTCGCGCAGCGGAAGGCCCTGGCCGAGATCCGGCGCGTGCTGGTGCCGGGGGGCCGGCTGTACTTCGCCGAGAACCTGACCGCCTCGCCCCTGCACGGCTTCCTGCGCCGCTGCTTCATCCCCTGGGGCGGCGCCTGGCGCTACGTTTCCCTGGCCGAGATGGCCGTCCTGCTGGCGGACTTCGAGGTGCGCACGCTGGCGGCGACGGGATTCTGGGCCACCTTCGGCCGCAGCAACGCCCAGCGCGACGCCCTCGCCCGGCTCGACCGCCTCGTCGCCCCCGTGGTGCCCCGCGCGTGGCGCTACGTGGCCTACGGCGTGGCCGACGTGCCCAACGCCGGCTAG